In a genomic window of Halalkalicoccus sp. CG83:
- the hjc gene encoding Holliday junction resolvase Hjc: protein MANRKGDRRERELVNRLDEAGFAVMRAPASGGATTRELPDVLAGNGEAFYAIEAKSSAGDPIYLTGEEVEALVYFARNFGAKARIGVRFDREDWYFFHPGDLYTTDGGNYRVKKETALAEGEGFESFVGGSKQSRLG, encoded by the coding sequence ATGGCAAACAGGAAAGGCGACCGCCGGGAACGCGAGCTCGTCAACCGGCTCGACGAGGCGGGCTTCGCGGTGATGCGCGCGCCGGCGAGCGGCGGCGCCACGACCCGGGAGCTTCCGGACGTGCTCGCGGGCAACGGCGAGGCGTTCTACGCGATCGAGGCGAAATCGAGCGCGGGCGACCCGATCTACCTCACCGGCGAGGAGGTCGAGGCGCTGGTCTACTTCGCGCGGAACTTCGGCGCGAAGGCCCGTATCGGCGTGCGGTTCGACCGCGAGGACTGGTACTTCTTCCACCCGGGTGACCTCTACACGACCGACGGCGGCAACTACCGCGTCAAGAAGGAGACGGCGCTCGCGGAGGGGGAGGGGTTCGAGTCGTTCGTCGGCGGGTCGAAACAGAG
- a CDS encoding beta-glucosidase family protein: protein MVNEAGETKQSMNASRRTFLKATGATTTATALGTGTASAASEDSRADCEVDALLADLTLEQKVGQMTQVDVGTFDPESEEIPDEFGVETLGEYFSELGLGSILSGGASPPTFDAQETVEGINALQEYNLENSEHGIPFLWGVDALHGNTLLAGSTSFPQRINMGATRDVDLIEEAEHHTSDATAAMGAHWTFAPTTDLQRDPRWGRFFEGISEDPMLQGEVSKARVRGLESNDRLCSTVKHFAAYSIPENGNDRAHARTSMRDLRTSVLPPYRTALEAEPATVMVNSGALNGKPAHASEWLLTQMLRERYGFEGVVISDYDDFYRMLTNHDYTDSFRRAVKEGLNAGIDVYMIGNGGEAPGPAKFIETTVSLVEDGELSEERIDESVRRVLELKEELGLFEEPTVDESKISSVLGGGREESERLARESMVLLKNEDALPLEGSENVLLTGPGYDPDLDIENRFLMRYGAWTLGWQGIEEGAPTEGGPRPRGETVHDAMADALDGGLTHVPTDFRAQPYNPDTSDDNGDFALTDEQEAEVREAAGSADAVVVVLGEGPHNEDFGDRDELELDPAQRKLVAAIEEETPETPVIGLVLAGSPRGGAETFDALDAVLFAGQPGSDGGRAIAETLLGENNPSGKLAFNWPESVGKVPNNYDAYPPLADSSLAEPHEPLYAFGHGLSYTEFEYSDVSVSPGSVSNPANTSTVTVGVGVENVGDEAGEHIVEVYNTQSYGSVLQPDRRLVGSERVALDAGESTTVEVEADLSRLEVVPGDVPGILPKVLESGEYELSVGELTTALTVENAASITDDRPAIGYDADREDGESSYSDLVKVLRGLGR from the coding sequence ATGGTAAACGAAGCGGGCGAAACGAAGCAGAGCATGAACGCCTCCCGGCGGACGTTCCTGAAGGCGACCGGCGCCACGACGACGGCCACAGCGCTCGGAACGGGAACGGCGAGCGCCGCGTCGGAGGACTCGAGGGCGGACTGCGAGGTCGACGCGCTGCTCGCGGACCTCACGCTCGAGCAGAAGGTCGGCCAGATGACCCAGGTCGACGTCGGAACGTTCGACCCCGAGTCGGAGGAGATCCCCGACGAGTTCGGCGTCGAGACGCTCGGGGAGTACTTCTCGGAGCTCGGGCTCGGCTCGATCCTCTCGGGCGGGGCGTCGCCGCCGACGTTCGACGCCCAGGAGACCGTCGAGGGAATCAACGCGCTCCAGGAGTACAACCTCGAGAACTCCGAACACGGCATCCCGTTCCTCTGGGGGGTCGACGCGCTGCACGGCAACACGCTGCTCGCGGGTTCGACCTCGTTCCCACAGCGCATCAACATGGGTGCGACCCGCGACGTCGACCTGATCGAGGAGGCCGAACATCACACATCGGACGCGACGGCGGCGATGGGCGCCCACTGGACGTTCGCGCCGACGACGGACCTCCAACGCGACCCGCGCTGGGGGCGCTTCTTCGAGGGAATCAGCGAGGACCCGATGTTGCAGGGGGAGGTCTCGAAGGCACGGGTCCGGGGGCTCGAAAGCAACGACCGGCTCTGCTCGACGGTGAAACACTTCGCCGCGTACTCGATCCCCGAGAACGGCAACGACCGGGCCCACGCCCGAACCTCGATGCGCGACCTTCGGACGAGCGTCCTGCCGCCCTACCGAACCGCGCTGGAGGCCGAGCCGGCGACGGTGATGGTCAACAGCGGCGCGCTCAACGGCAAGCCCGCACACGCCTCCGAGTGGCTGCTCACCCAGATGCTGCGCGAGCGATACGGCTTCGAGGGCGTCGTGATCTCGGACTACGACGACTTCTACCGGATGCTCACCAACCACGACTACACCGACAGTTTCCGGCGAGCGGTCAAGGAAGGGCTCAACGCCGGCATCGACGTCTACATGATCGGCAACGGCGGCGAGGCGCCCGGTCCGGCGAAGTTCATTGAGACGACCGTGAGCCTCGTCGAGGACGGCGAGCTGTCGGAGGAGCGCATCGACGAGTCAGTCCGGCGCGTCCTCGAACTCAAAGAGGAGCTCGGCCTGTTCGAGGAACCGACCGTCGACGAGTCGAAGATCTCGTCGGTTCTGGGCGGAGGTCGCGAGGAGTCCGAGCGACTCGCGAGGGAGTCGATGGTGCTGCTGAAGAACGAGGACGCCCTTCCGCTCGAGGGCAGCGAGAACGTCCTACTGACCGGGCCGGGCTACGATCCGGATCTCGACATCGAGAACCGATTCCTGATGCGGTACGGCGCGTGGACGCTAGGCTGGCAGGGCATCGAGGAGGGCGCCCCGACCGAGGGTGGCCCTCGGCCGCGCGGCGAGACGGTCCACGACGCGATGGCGGACGCCCTCGACGGAGGGCTGACCCACGTCCCAACGGACTTCCGGGCCCAGCCCTACAACCCCGACACGTCCGACGACAACGGCGACTTCGCCCTCACCGACGAGCAGGAGGCGGAGGTCCGCGAGGCCGCCGGGTCCGCGGATGCCGTCGTCGTCGTTCTGGGGGAGGGGCCCCACAACGAGGACTTCGGCGACCGCGACGAGCTAGAACTCGACCCCGCACAGCGGAAGCTCGTTGCGGCGATCGAGGAGGAGACGCCGGAGACGCCCGTGATCGGTCTCGTCCTCGCGGGCAGCCCTCGCGGGGGTGCGGAGACGTTCGACGCGCTCGACGCCGTGCTGTTCGCCGGCCAGCCCGGCAGCGACGGCGGCCGTGCGATCGCCGAGACGCTGCTCGGGGAGAACAACCCCTCGGGAAAGCTCGCGTTCAACTGGCCCGAGAGCGTCGGGAAAGTCCCGAACAACTACGACGCCTACCCGCCGCTGGCCGACAGCAGCCTCGCGGAGCCCCACGAGCCCCTGTACGCATTCGGCCACGGACTCTCCTACACCGAGTTCGAGTACTCCGACGTCTCGGTCTCGCCCGGATCCGTCTCGAATCCCGCGAACACGTCCACGGTGACGGTCGGCGTCGGCGTCGAGAACGTCGGCGACGAGGCCGGCGAGCACATCGTCGAGGTCTACAACACCCAGTCCTACGGGTCGGTGCTCCAGCCCGACCGCCGGTTGGTCGGCTCCGAACGGGTCGCCCTCGATGCAGGCGAGTCGACCACCGTCGAGGTCGAGGCGGACCTCTCTAGACTGGAGGTCGTCCCCGGCGACGTTCCCGGCATTCTGCCGAAGGTCCTCGAGTCAGGGGAGTACGAACTCAGCGTCGGCGAACTGACGACGGCGCTGACGGTCGAGAACGCCGCGAGCATCACTGACGATCGACCGGCCATTGGATACGACGCGGACCGCGAGGACGGGGAGAGCTCCTATTCGGATCTCGTGAAGGTTCTCCGAGGACTCGGCCGGTAG
- a CDS encoding adenosylhomocysteinase — protein sequence MSQTAYPPISEHLDDVEGAREEGRRKMDWAFQHMPILTAIREEFEAEKPLEGQRIGMAMHVEAKTANLVETLADGGAEVAITGCNPLSTHDDVSAALDAHENITSYAVRGVGDEEYYAAIEAVIDHEPTVTVDDGMDMVAAIHDDYPELIDSILGGCEETTTGVHRLRAMDADGALDYPVFAVNDTPMKRLFDNVHGTGESSLASIAMTTNLSWAGKDVVVAGYGYCGKGVAKKASGQNANVIVTEVEPRRALEAHMEGYDVMPMAEAAKVGDVFLTTTGNRDVIVREHFEAMQDGVLLANAGHFDIEIDLDALDELAVSSYEARDGVEAYEMDDGRRLNVIAEGRLVNLAAPIALGHPVEVMDQSFGVQAACVRELVEGSDEYDAGVHDVPDELDREIAEIKLDAEGVGIDSLSEEQTEYMDSWEHGT from the coding sequence ATGAGTCAGACGGCGTACCCCCCGATCAGCGAGCATCTCGACGACGTCGAGGGCGCTCGCGAGGAGGGCCGGCGCAAGATGGACTGGGCGTTCCAGCATATGCCGATCCTCACCGCGATCCGCGAGGAGTTCGAGGCGGAGAAACCCCTCGAGGGCCAGCGCATCGGGATGGCGATGCACGTCGAGGCCAAGACCGCGAACCTCGTCGAGACGCTCGCCGACGGCGGTGCCGAGGTCGCGATCACGGGCTGTAACCCCCTCTCGACGCACGACGACGTGAGCGCGGCGCTCGACGCCCACGAGAACATCACCTCCTACGCGGTACGGGGCGTCGGCGACGAGGAGTACTACGCGGCGATCGAGGCGGTGATCGACCACGAACCCACCGTTACGGTGGACGACGGGATGGACATGGTCGCGGCGATCCACGACGACTACCCCGAGCTGATCGACTCGATCCTCGGCGGCTGTGAGGAGACGACGACGGGCGTCCACCGCCTCCGCGCGATGGACGCCGACGGCGCGCTCGACTACCCCGTGTTCGCGGTGAACGACACGCCGATGAAGCGGCTGTTCGACAACGTCCACGGAACGGGGGAGAGCTCGCTCGCGAGCATCGCGATGACGACGAACCTCTCGTGGGCGGGCAAGGACGTCGTCGTCGCGGGCTACGGCTACTGCGGGAAGGGCGTCGCGAAGAAGGCGTCGGGCCAGAACGCGAACGTGATCGTCACCGAGGTCGAGCCCCGCCGAGCCCTGGAGGCCCACATGGAGGGCTACGACGTGATGCCGATGGCAGAAGCCGCGAAGGTCGGCGACGTCTTCCTCACCACCACCGGGAACCGGGACGTGATCGTCCGAGAACACTTCGAGGCCATGCAGGACGGCGTCCTGCTCGCGAACGCGGGTCACTTCGACATCGAGATCGACCTCGACGCGCTCGACGAGCTCGCGGTCAGCTCGTATGAGGCCCGCGACGGCGTCGAGGCCTACGAGATGGACGACGGCCGGCGGCTGAACGTGATCGCCGAAGGAAGGTTAGTAAACCTCGCGGCGCCGATCGCGCTGGGCCACCCGGTCGAGGTGATGGACCAGTCGTTCGGCGTGCAGGCCGCCTGCGTGCGTGAACTCGTCGAGGGAAGCGATGAGTACGACGCGGGCGTCCACGACGTGCCCGACGAACTCGACCGGGAGATCGCGGAGATCAAACTCGACGCGGAGGGCGTCGGGATCGACTCGCTCTCCGAGGAGCAGACGGAGTACATGGACAGCTGGGAGCACGGCACGTAA
- a CDS encoding amidohydrolase — MSTLRIDGGRVLLPDMSVERADVLVEREEGEILAVGDPDELPVGDERLDAGGGLVIPGLVNAHGHAAMTLLRGYADDKPLETWLREDVWPVEGALTPEDVRAGVELGVLEMIRSGTTAFADMYFHVPEVAAVVEESGTRARLGHGVVTVGKDEEAAREDAEESVAIAEEFDGAADGRISTAVMPHSLTTVGEEHLADLVDGAREAGVPIHYHANETAEEVEPIVDERGVRPLEYAREVGMLEEGDFLAHGVHLDDREIALLSETGASVIHCPASNMKLASGMAPVQKLLDAGVTVGIGTDGAASNNDLDAFDELRDAAMLGKLAADDASAVPAESAVEMATAGSAEALGIDSGRIETGANADLAVIDLEHAHLTPAHDLLSHLAYAVRGSDVRHTVCDGRVVMRDREVLTLDEDRVREEAERRAAEAVARANR; from the coding sequence ATGAGCACGCTACGGATCGATGGCGGACGCGTCCTCCTGCCGGACATGAGCGTCGAACGGGCGGACGTGCTCGTCGAGCGCGAGGAAGGCGAGATCCTCGCGGTCGGCGACCCCGACGAACTGCCCGTGGGCGACGAACGACTCGACGCCGGGGGCGGCCTCGTGATCCCGGGGCTGGTCAACGCCCACGGCCACGCCGCGATGACGCTTCTGAGGGGGTACGCCGACGACAAACCCCTCGAGACGTGGCTCCGCGAGGACGTCTGGCCGGTCGAGGGCGCGCTGACCCCGGAGGACGTCCGCGCCGGCGTCGAACTCGGCGTCCTGGAGATGATCAGATCGGGGACGACCGCGTTCGCGGACATGTACTTCCACGTCCCCGAGGTCGCCGCAGTCGTCGAGGAGAGCGGAACCCGTGCCCGACTCGGCCACGGCGTCGTCACCGTCGGGAAGGACGAGGAGGCGGCCCGGGAGGACGCAGAGGAGAGCGTCGCGATCGCCGAGGAGTTCGACGGCGCGGCGGACGGACGGATCTCGACGGCGGTGATGCCCCACAGCCTCACGACCGTCGGCGAGGAGCATCTCGCGGATCTCGTCGACGGCGCCCGCGAGGCCGGCGTTCCGATCCACTACCACGCCAACGAGACCGCGGAGGAGGTCGAGCCGATCGTCGACGAGCGAGGCGTTCGGCCGCTGGAGTACGCTCGGGAGGTAGGAATGCTCGAGGAGGGGGACTTCCTCGCCCACGGCGTCCACCTCGACGACCGTGAGATCGCTTTGCTCTCGGAGACGGGCGCGAGCGTGATCCACTGTCCGGCCTCGAACATGAAGCTCGCGAGCGGGATGGCACCGGTGCAGAAGCTGTTGGACGCCGGCGTCACGGTGGGAATCGGCACCGACGGCGCGGCCTCGAACAACGACCTCGACGCGTTCGACGAGCTACGCGACGCCGCGATGCTCGGAAAGCTCGCGGCCGACGACGCGAGTGCCGTCCCCGCCGAGTCCGCGGTGGAGATGGCGACAGCGGGGAGCGCCGAGGCGCTGGGGATCGACTCGGGACGGATCGAGACGGGTGCGAACGCCGACCTCGCGGTGATCGACCTCGAGCACGCACACCTCACGCCCGCACACGACCTCCTCAGCCACCTCGCGTATGCCGTCCGCGGCTCGGACGTGCGCCACACGGTCTGTGACGGACGAGTGGTGATGCGCGACCGCGAGGTGCTGACGCTCGACGAGGATCGGGTGCGCGAGGAGGCCGAGCGGCGGGCCGCGGAGGCGGTCGCACGCGCGAACCGGTAG
- the hisG gene encoding ATP phosphoribosyltransferase, which produces MRIAVPNKGRLHEPSIELLERAGLHVDEAAERKLYADTVDPEVSILYVRAADIPGYVADGAADLGITGLDQTRESGHDLDDLLDLEFGRCRLVLAAPENGAIDAVEDLAGGTVATEFPRITREYFAERGVDPDIVEVTGATELTPHVDMADAIVDITSTGTTLRVNNLAVVDEVLESSVRLFAREDVSGEPKVEQIRTALESVLTADDKRYLMLNVPQDRLEEIREVLPGLGGPTVMDIAGDGMVAVHVVVDERDVFETVTRVKELGASGILVTEIERLIE; this is translated from the coding sequence ATGCGCATCGCCGTCCCGAACAAGGGTCGCCTGCACGAGCCGTCGATCGAACTGCTCGAGCGCGCGGGGCTTCACGTCGACGAGGCCGCCGAACGGAAGCTGTACGCCGACACCGTCGATCCCGAGGTGTCCATCCTCTACGTCCGTGCCGCGGACATCCCCGGCTACGTCGCCGACGGCGCGGCCGACCTCGGGATCACGGGGCTCGACCAGACCCGCGAGTCGGGCCACGACCTCGACGACCTGCTCGATCTGGAGTTCGGGCGCTGCCGGCTGGTGCTCGCGGCCCCCGAGAACGGCGCGATCGACGCCGTGGAGGACCTCGCGGGCGGAACGGTCGCCACGGAGTTTCCCCGCATCACCCGCGAGTACTTCGCCGAGCGGGGCGTCGACCCCGACATCGTCGAGGTGACGGGTGCAACGGAGCTCACCCCGCACGTCGACATGGCCGACGCCATCGTCGACATCACCTCGACCGGCACCACGCTCCGGGTGAACAACCTCGCGGTCGTCGACGAGGTGCTCGAGAGCTCCGTTCGGCTGTTCGCCCGCGAGGACGTCTCCGGAGAGCCGAAGGTCGAACAGATCCGCACCGCCCTCGAGTCGGTGCTGACCGCCGACGACAAGCGCTACCTGATGCTCAACGTCCCCCAGGATCGCCTGGAGGAGATCCGCGAGGTCCTCCCCGGGCTGGGCGGCCCGACCGTCATGGACATCGCGGGAGACGGCATGGTCGCGGTCCACGTCGTCGTCGACGAGCGCGACGTCTTCGAGACCGTAACGCGAGTGAAGGAACTCGGCGCGAGCGGCATCCTCGTCACCGAGATCGAGCGACTGATCGAGTGA
- a CDS encoding M14 family zinc carboxypeptidase yields the protein MERRGVLKLVGGAAGAAVFGASTMGNEAEEPPRPERTDEESPPEPSRNEKGEERLRRGEVGHELVGVGAHDLLANDELGELLSRLERESDGAVSVEVVGESNEGREIHSARVGEGDVDVLAIAEQHGHEPFQAEGHVAALGYLGTADRSDVRELRRRITLHAIPRVNPDGFAARQRVNHAPDAPENDPEAGLHTREGGWDPNRYHRYDWEESTLYRNRPEEYPENPVPESRYVVELAKEIDPEWVLDCHRQGPHVDSNGDLIDASIGWPQNPDVPADAQKRSQQLATVLYDRLPEVEECHLTEFTAAGEYPGIARNAHALAGHGSVLFEMSTGTRGGIGYRIQLTAEALLVAALATADGSLHDADPSRVEEIPAEWGTTVNL from the coding sequence ATGGAACGACGCGGCGTCCTCAAGCTCGTCGGCGGCGCGGCCGGTGCGGCGGTGTTCGGCGCGTCGACGATGGGAAACGAGGCGGAGGAACCCCCTCGGCCGGAGCGGACCGACGAGGAGAGCCCGCCCGAACCGAGCCGGAACGAGAAAGGGGAGGAGAGACTCCGGCGCGGGGAGGTCGGTCACGAGCTGGTAGGGGTTGGCGCACACGACCTGCTGGCGAACGATGAGCTCGGCGAGCTGCTGTCACGACTCGAGAGGGAGAGCGACGGCGCCGTCTCGGTCGAGGTGGTCGGCGAGTCGAACGAGGGTCGAGAGATCCACTCGGCGCGGGTCGGCGAGGGGGACGTCGACGTGCTCGCGATCGCCGAACAGCACGGCCACGAGCCGTTTCAGGCGGAGGGGCACGTCGCCGCGCTGGGGTACCTCGGCACCGCCGATCGGTCGGACGTACGAGAACTCAGACGACGGATCACGCTCCACGCGATTCCGCGGGTGAACCCGGACGGGTTCGCGGCCCGACAGCGGGTCAACCACGCCCCCGACGCACCCGAGAACGATCCCGAGGCGGGGCTCCACACCCGGGAGGGAGGGTGGGACCCGAACCGGTATCATCGCTACGACTGGGAGGAGAGCACGCTGTATCGCAACCGTCCGGAGGAGTACCCGGAGAACCCGGTCCCCGAGTCCCGATACGTGGTCGAACTCGCGAAGGAGATCGATCCGGAGTGGGTGCTCGACTGTCACCGACAGGGACCGCACGTCGACTCGAACGGTGACCTCATCGACGCCTCCATCGGCTGGCCACAGAATCCCGACGTTCCTGCCGACGCCCAGAAACGGTCCCAGCAGCTGGCGACCGTCCTCTACGACCGCCTGCCGGAGGTCGAGGAGTGCCATCTCACGGAGTTCACGGCGGCGGGAGAGTATCCCGGAATCGCTCGAAACGCCCACGCGCTGGCGGGCCACGGGAGCGTCCTGTTCGAGATGAGTACCGGAACGCGCGGCGGGATCGGGTATCGGATCCAGCTGACCGCCGAGGCCCTGCTCGTCGCGGCGCTGGCGACCGCCGACGGGTCGCTCCACGACGCCGATCCGAGCCGCGTCGAGGAGATCCCCGCGGAGTGGGGGACGACGGTCAACCTGTGA
- a CDS encoding CPBP family intramembrane glutamic endopeptidase, whose product MSLRSNARELVWHAEEQRLRTPVRIAGGATILGVVTLLVAVLPMALLAGSTALVVSTTLVTVVSITASAIATVAGVWLAGRYLDRRRFADYGLRIDRDWWLDCGFGLALGALLMTGIFAIAIAAGWTTVTSVGAGENLLTWMVVAVVVFVLVGIYEELLLRGYLLTNLAEGARGTLGERGAVLFAMLVSSLAFGAFHAGNPNATLVSVLSISIAGVMLALGYVLTGELAIPIGLHVTWNLFQGTVYGFPVSGLELGSSVVAVETTGPRLITGGEFGPEAGLLGFGAMVVGSLLTVAWIRYRYGGVALDDGVARPELRDR is encoded by the coding sequence ATGAGCCTTCGATCGAACGCCAGAGAGCTCGTCTGGCACGCCGAGGAGCAGCGGCTCCGAACCCCCGTTCGGATCGCCGGCGGCGCGACGATCCTCGGCGTGGTGACGCTGCTCGTGGCGGTCCTCCCGATGGCGCTGCTGGCCGGATCGACGGCGCTCGTCGTCTCGACGACGCTCGTCACGGTCGTCTCGATCACCGCGAGCGCGATCGCGACCGTCGCCGGCGTGTGGCTCGCCGGTCGCTACCTCGACCGTCGACGCTTCGCCGACTACGGCCTGCGGATCGACCGCGACTGGTGGCTCGACTGTGGGTTCGGGCTAGCGCTCGGCGCGTTGTTGATGACGGGGATCTTCGCGATCGCGATCGCGGCGGGCTGGACCACCGTCACCAGCGTCGGTGCCGGCGAGAACCTGCTAACGTGGATGGTCGTGGCCGTCGTCGTCTTCGTCCTCGTCGGGATCTACGAGGAGCTCCTGCTCCGGGGCTACCTGCTGACGAACCTCGCGGAGGGCGCACGAGGCACGCTCGGCGAGCGGGGTGCGGTCCTCTTCGCCATGCTCGTCTCCTCGCTCGCGTTCGGCGCCTTCCACGCCGGCAACCCGAACGCGACGCTCGTGAGCGTCCTCTCCATCTCGATCGCCGGCGTGATGCTCGCGCTTGGCTACGTGCTCACCGGCGAGCTCGCGATCCCGATCGGCCTGCACGTCACCTGGAACCTCTTCCAGGGCACCGTCTACGGCTTTCCCGTCAGCGGCCTGGAGCTCGGATCGAGCGTCGTCGCCGTCGAGACGACCGGGCCGCGACTGATCACCGGCGGCGAGTTCGGGCCCGAGGCCGGGCTCCTGGGCTTCGGGGCGATGGTCGTCGGTAGTCTGTTGACGGTAGCGTGGATTCGCTACCGCTACGGCGGGGTCGCACTCGACGACGGCGTCGCTCGTCCGGAGCTGCGCGATCGATGA
- a CDS encoding DUF7473 family protein, with protein MLGTTFLLVALGFCLTLHVAARYALGDVPIRNSLIGVVPAAIVFTLTLADRPLVAAPVAIAADLIAIRSVYGISYRWAALVTVVHFTVSFLLGLMLGNLLSLLETAPT; from the coding sequence ATGCTCGGCACCACCTTTCTCTTGGTGGCGCTCGGCTTCTGTCTGACCCTCCACGTCGCGGCCCGGTACGCGCTGGGAGACGTGCCGATCCGAAACTCGCTCATCGGGGTCGTCCCGGCGGCGATCGTCTTCACGCTGACGCTGGCGGACCGGCCGCTGGTAGCCGCTCCCGTCGCCATCGCCGCCGACCTGATCGCGATCCGGTCGGTCTACGGGATCTCGTATCGGTGGGCCGCGCTGGTGACGGTCGTCCACTTCACCGTGAGCTTCCTCCTCGGCCTCATGCTCGGGAACCTCCTGTCGCTGCTGGAGACCGCCCCGACATGA
- a CDS encoding TATA-box-binding protein yields the protein MDPKETINIENVVASTGIGQELDLQSVAMDLEGADYDPEQFPGLVYRTQNPKSAALIFRSGKIVCTGAKSTDDVHESLQIVFDKLRDLEIQVEEDPEIVVQNIVTSADLGRNLNLNAIAIGLGLENIEYEPEQFPGLVYRIDEPKVVALLFGSGKLVITGGKQPVDAEHAVDKIVSRLEDLGLLE from the coding sequence ATGGACCCAAAGGAGACCATCAACATCGAGAACGTGGTTGCCTCAACGGGAATCGGTCAGGAACTCGACCTCCAGAGCGTCGCGATGGACCTCGAGGGGGCGGACTACGATCCCGAACAGTTTCCCGGCCTCGTCTACCGAACCCAGAATCCCAAGTCGGCGGCACTGATCTTCCGCTCGGGCAAGATCGTCTGCACCGGCGCGAAGAGCACCGACGACGTCCACGAGAGCCTCCAGATCGTCTTCGACAAGCTGCGTGACCTCGAGATCCAGGTCGAGGAGGACCCCGAGATCGTCGTCCAGAACATCGTCACCAGCGCCGACCTCGGGAGGAACCTCAACCTCAACGCCATCGCGATCGGGCTGGGCCTCGAGAACATCGAGTACGAGCCCGAGCAGTTCCCCGGACTGGTCTACCGGATCGACGAGCCCAAGGTAGTCGCACTGCTGTTCGGCTCGGGCAAGCTCGTCATCACGGGTGGGAAACAGCCCGTCGACGCCGAACACGCCGTCGACAAGATCGTCTCCCGACTCGAGGACCTCGGCCTGCTCGAATAG